From a region of the Halolamina sp. CBA1230 genome:
- a CDS encoding 2-oxoacid:acceptor oxidoreductase subunit alpha, whose protein sequence is MPADFNWAIGGEAGDGIDSTGKIFARALSRAGRHVFTSKDFASRIRGGYTAYKVRTAIDQVESTVDRLDVLIALTQRTVDENIDELHEGSVIIYDGERTSMQDLEIPEGMIGMDIPLKSLAEDAGGAIMRNIVALGAACEVTEFPIEHLGSSLEKRFSDKGQSIVENNKTAADLGAEYVQDNYETESAEFEYELETTDEDYVLINGDEAIGMGAIAAGCRFYSGYPITPATDVMEYLTGRLERYGGHVVQAEDELSAINMALGAARAGARSMTATSGPGIDLMAETFGLVAQSETPLVICDVMRSGPSTGMPTKQEQGDLNMTLFGGHGEIPRFVVAPTTISECFWKTVEAFNLAEKYQTPVYLVSDLEMAVTEQTFPPEAFDMDDVEIDRGKIVDEDEVEEWLDDEGRFRAHADTEDGVSPRALPGTTDGAHMSTGLEHNELGRRTEDTDIRVEQVQKRQRKAETAEAEEDWSPREFGNADSDNLVVSWGSNEGTIVEAMDHLDEDDPDFQFLSVPYLFPRPDLTEAVEDAEQVVVVECNATGQFADVLEHDTLERVDRVNKYNGVGFKADELAAEITEVLQ, encoded by the coding sequence ATGCCTGCGGACTTCAACTGGGCCATCGGTGGCGAAGCCGGCGATGGCATCGACTCCACCGGGAAGATCTTCGCGAGAGCGCTCTCCCGGGCCGGTCGACACGTGTTCACCTCGAAGGATTTCGCCTCCCGTATCCGAGGTGGGTACACGGCGTACAAAGTTCGGACCGCCATCGACCAAGTAGAGAGCACCGTCGACCGTCTCGACGTGCTGATCGCGCTGACCCAGCGCACCGTCGACGAGAACATCGACGAGCTCCACGAGGGGTCGGTGATCATCTACGACGGCGAGCGCACGTCGATGCAGGATCTCGAGATCCCGGAGGGGATGATCGGGATGGACATCCCCCTCAAGTCGCTGGCCGAGGACGCCGGCGGCGCGATCATGCGCAACATCGTCGCGCTGGGCGCCGCGTGTGAGGTGACGGAGTTCCCGATCGAACATCTCGGCTCCTCGCTGGAGAAACGCTTCAGCGACAAGGGCCAGTCGATCGTCGAGAACAACAAGACCGCCGCCGACCTCGGCGCCGAGTACGTCCAGGACAACTACGAGACCGAGAGCGCCGAGTTCGAGTACGAGCTCGAGACCACCGACGAGGACTACGTCCTGATCAACGGCGACGAGGCGATCGGGATGGGCGCCATCGCCGCCGGCTGCCGGTTCTACTCGGGCTACCCCATCACGCCCGCGACCGACGTGATGGAGTACCTCACCGGCCGGCTGGAGCGCTACGGCGGCCACGTCGTGCAGGCCGAGGACGAGCTCTCGGCGATCAACATGGCACTCGGTGCCGCCCGGGCCGGCGCGCGGTCGATGACCGCCACCTCCGGCCCCGGGATCGACCTGATGGCCGAGACGTTCGGCCTCGTCGCCCAGAGCGAGACGCCGCTGGTGATCTGTGACGTGATGCGTTCGGGCCCCTCGACGGGGATGCCGACCAAGCAGGAGCAGGGCGACCTCAACATGACGCTGTTCGGCGGCCACGGCGAGATCCCGCGGTTCGTGGTCGCGCCGACGACCATCTCGGAGTGTTTCTGGAAAACTGTCGAGGCGTTCAACCTCGCCGAGAAGTACCAGACGCCCGTCTACCTGGTTTCGGACCTCGAGATGGCGGTGACCGAGCAGACGTTCCCGCCGGAGGCGTTCGACATGGACGACGTCGAGATCGACCGCGGGAAGATCGTCGACGAGGACGAGGTCGAGGAGTGGCTCGACGACGAGGGTCGCTTCCGGGCCCACGCCGACACCGAGGACGGCGTCAGCCCGCGCGCGCTGCCGGGGACGACCGACGGCGCCCACATGTCCACGGGGCTGGAACACAACGAGCTCGGCCGCCGGACCGAGGACACGGATATCCGCGTCGAGCAGGTCCAGAAGCGCCAGCGAAAGGCCGAGACCGCCGAGGCGGAGGAGGACTGGAGCCCCCGCGAGTTCGGCAACGCCGACTCCGACAACCTCGTCGTCTCCTGGGGGTCGAACGAGGGGACCATCGTCGAGGCGATGGACCACCTCGACGAGGACGACCCGGACTTCCAGTTCCTCTCGGTGCCGTACCTGTTCCCGCGGCCGGACCTGACCGAGGCGGTCGAGGACGCCGAGCAGGTGGTCGTCGTCGAGTGTAACGCGACCGGGCAGTTCGCGGACGTGCTCGAGCACGACACGCTCGAGCGCGTGGATCGAGTGAACAAGTACAACGGCGTCGGCTTCAAGGCCGACGAACTGGCCGCGGAGATCACGGAGGTGCTCCAATGA
- a CDS encoding 2-oxoacid:ferredoxin oxidoreductase subunit beta, with protein MSSDVQFIDFKSDKQPTWCPGCGDFGTMNGMMKALANTGNDPDNTFVVAGIGCSGKIGTYMHSYALHGVHGRALPVGTGVKMANPDLEVMVAGGDGDGYSIGAGHFVHAVRRNVDMSYIVMDNRIYGLTKGQASPTSREDFETATTPEGPKQPPVNPLALALSAGGTFIAQSFASDSQRHTELVQEAIEHDGFGFVNVFSPCVTFNDTDTYDYFRDNLTDLAETDHDPNDFDEAKDRIMDPDGEYQGILYQDESSTPYHEAHGVTEDMTEIPDGAPENATDLVREFY; from the coding sequence ATGAGCAGCGACGTTCAATTCATCGACTTCAAATCCGACAAGCAGCCCACCTGGTGTCCCGGATGCGGCGACTTCGGGACGATGAACGGCATGATGAAGGCGCTGGCGAACACGGGGAACGACCCCGACAACACGTTCGTCGTCGCCGGCATCGGCTGTTCGGGCAAGATCGGCACGTACATGCACAGCTACGCGCTCCACGGCGTCCACGGCCGCGCGCTACCCGTGGGCACGGGCGTGAAGATGGCCAACCCCGACCTCGAAGTGATGGTCGCGGGCGGCGACGGCGACGGCTACTCCATCGGTGCCGGCCACTTCGTCCACGCGGTGCGGCGCAACGTGGACATGAGCTACATCGTGATGGACAACCGCATCTACGGCCTCACCAAGGGCCAGGCCTCGCCGACCAGCCGCGAGGACTTCGAGACGGCGACGACGCCCGAGGGGCCGAAGCAGCCGCCGGTCAACCCCCTCGCGCTCGCGCTGTCGGCGGGCGGGACGTTCATCGCCCAGTCGTTCGCCTCCGACTCCCAGCGCCACACGGAGCTGGTCCAGGAGGCCATCGAGCACGACGGGTTCGGCTTCGTCAACGTGTTCTCGCCGTGTGTCACGTTCAACGACACGGACACGTACGACTACTTCCGCGACAACCTCACGGATCTCGCGGAGACCGACCACGACCCGAACGACTTCGACGAGGCCAAAGACCGGATCATGGACCCCGACGGCGAGTACCAGGGGATCCTCTATCAGGACGAGAGCTCGACGCCGTACCACGAGGCCCACGGCGTCACCGAGGACATGACCGAGATCCCCGACGGCGCACCCGAGAACGCGACCGACCTCGTCCGGGAGTTCTACTGA
- a CDS encoding digeranylgeranylglycerophospholipid reductase, with protein MSDRFDVVVAGAGPAGAQCARDLAQRGYDAVLLELESEDEFPRQSNKSTAGTFPSMMAAFGVPDDVVMNYTDDVVLESPNDHYVQNQPGAVLEFAEFKQWLVADAREKGAEVWFDARVSRPITEGDTPVGVRYNGDEEVYADIIVDATGPAAPLAKDLGVSELKREKQAIGVEYEMEGIEIDHPEYADLTDSMMLRLDHDLAPGGYSWIFHTGGDEAKVGICYIQNDSHQRHGKEGMGIDDYLQYWLDTDPRFENAERLEGKVHRGSAHIQTPGDLSTDSFMAIGDTVPSVDPLWGEGIHKGMQSGRAAATVADRCLTPEEPDTSASAMAVYNKLWHSEVAPRMRERLLMTELLYLAPNSRYDKLMADLNDTEEETLAKVNAGNLGAMRKLLHLGDVPLLAKFARERLSE; from the coding sequence ATGTCCGACCGTTTTGACGTGGTCGTCGCGGGTGCGGGACCCGCGGGCGCGCAGTGTGCCCGCGACCTCGCCCAGCGAGGCTACGACGCCGTCCTCCTGGAACTGGAGTCGGAGGACGAGTTCCCGCGTCAGAGCAACAAGTCGACCGCCGGCACGTTCCCGTCGATGATGGCCGCCTTCGGCGTCCCCGACGACGTGGTGATGAACTACACCGACGACGTGGTGCTGGAGTCGCCCAACGACCACTACGTCCAGAACCAGCCCGGCGCCGTGCTCGAGTTCGCGGAGTTCAAGCAGTGGCTGGTCGCCGACGCCCGCGAGAAGGGCGCCGAGGTGTGGTTCGACGCTCGCGTCTCCCGGCCGATCACGGAGGGTGACACGCCCGTCGGCGTTCGGTACAACGGCGACGAGGAGGTGTACGCCGACATCATCGTCGACGCCACCGGCCCTGCGGCGCCGCTGGCGAAGGATCTGGGCGTCAGTGAGCTCAAACGCGAGAAGCAGGCTATCGGCGTCGAGTACGAGATGGAGGGGATCGAGATCGACCACCCCGAGTACGCGGATCTGACGGACTCGATGATGCTCCGTCTGGACCACGACCTCGCGCCCGGCGGCTACTCGTGGATCTTCCACACCGGCGGCGACGAGGCGAAAGTCGGGATCTGTTACATCCAGAACGACAGCCACCAGCGTCACGGCAAGGAGGGGATGGGGATCGACGACTACCTCCAGTACTGGCTCGACACCGACCCCCGCTTCGAGAACGCCGAGCGTCTGGAGGGGAAGGTCCACCGCGGCTCGGCCCACATCCAGACGCCGGGCGACCTGAGCACTGACAGCTTCATGGCGATCGGCGACACCGTTCCCAGCGTCGACCCGCTCTGGGGCGAGGGGATCCACAAGGGGATGCAGTCCGGCCGCGCGGCGGCGACGGTCGCCGACCGATGTCTCACGCCCGAGGAGCCCGACACCTCCGCGTCGGCGATGGCGGTGTACAACAAGCTCTGGCACAGCGAGGTCGCGCCGCGGATGCGCGAGCGCCTGCTGATGACCGAACTGCTGTACCTCGCGCCCAACTCCCGCTACGACAAGCTGATGGCCGACCTGAACGACACCGAGGAGGAGACGCTGGCGAAAGTCAACGCCGGCAACCTCGGCGCGATGCGGAAGCTCCTGCACCTCGGCGACGTGCCGCTGCTCGCGAAGTTCGCGCGCGAGCGACTCTCCGAGTAG
- a CDS encoding FmdB family zinc ribbon protein, with the protein MKEYEYVCQECGQQIEVNGPMREAILNNGCPVCSASARSDDFSEA; encoded by the coding sequence ATGAAGGAGTACGAGTACGTCTGTCAGGAATGCGGGCAGCAGATCGAGGTCAACGGACCGATGCGTGAGGCGATCCTGAACAACGGCTGCCCGGTCTGTTCGGCATCCGCCCGGTCCGACGACTTCTCCGAGGCGTAG
- a CDS encoding pyridoxamine 5'-phosphate oxidase family protein yields the protein MPLARETEMTREETDAFLGENETGVLSLAEADDPYAAPVSYGYDPEKRSFFFRLVSTPESEKRRFLKASTSARFVVYGDEGAGPEEVYRSVVAAGTLSEIDPSELSVDQIEQYGEAKRPLFEIWGESKEELDIRLYEFETTNVTGRRTEVERDA from the coding sequence ATGCCACTCGCCCGAGAGACCGAGATGACGCGGGAGGAGACGGACGCGTTCCTCGGTGAGAACGAGACGGGAGTGCTCTCGCTCGCCGAGGCCGACGACCCCTACGCCGCGCCGGTCTCGTACGGCTACGATCCCGAGAAGCGCTCGTTCTTCTTCCGACTCGTCTCGACGCCCGAGAGCGAGAAGCGCCGCTTCCTGAAAGCCAGCACCAGCGCGCGGTTCGTCGTCTACGGCGACGAGGGGGCGGGCCCCGAGGAAGTGTACCGCAGCGTCGTCGCTGCGGGCACGCTCTCGGAGATCGACCCTTCGGAGCTCTCCGTCGATCAGATCGAGCAGTACGGGGAGGCGAAGCGCCCGCTGTTCGAGATCTGGGGGGAGTCCAAAGAGGAACTGGACATCCGGCTCTACGAGTTCGAGACGACGAACGTGACCGGGCGCCGAACCGAAGTCGAGCGCGACGCCTGA
- a CDS encoding helix-turn-helix domain-containing protein, with the protein MSTGIRATVTFESPAGCPVARLAAAADVAIDSVATSVSADGAPMTEFLIDAARTVTDAEPVFSYGSADVYRVEHAGDCPCTCLGEFDCPIHRYLADGGELTVVFHAETFDQLQSVMGTLRERFPSADVQQLLQPPLSGSPDDQRFVNRGKLTDRQLEVLRTAYREGYFERPRGANATELAEQLGISQSTFTEHLVAAQRKLFADVFDDG; encoded by the coding sequence ATGAGCACCGGCATCCGGGCGACGGTGACGTTCGAGAGCCCGGCGGGCTGTCCGGTCGCCCGACTCGCCGCGGCGGCCGACGTGGCGATCGACAGCGTCGCCACCAGCGTCTCCGCCGACGGGGCGCCGATGACGGAGTTCCTGATCGACGCCGCCAGGACGGTCACCGACGCCGAGCCGGTGTTCTCCTACGGCAGCGCCGACGTCTACCGGGTCGAGCACGCGGGCGACTGCCCGTGTACCTGTCTGGGGGAGTTCGACTGCCCGATCCACCGGTACCTCGCGGACGGCGGGGAGCTCACCGTCGTGTTCCACGCCGAGACGTTCGACCAGCTGCAGTCGGTGATGGGGACGTTACGCGAACGGTTCCCGTCGGCGGACGTCCAGCAGCTCCTCCAGCCGCCGCTGTCGGGGAGCCCGGACGACCAGCGGTTCGTCAACCGCGGGAAGCTCACCGACCGACAGCTGGAGGTGCTCCGAACCGCCTACCGCGAGGGGTACTTCGAACGTCCGCGCGGGGCGAACGCCACCGAGCTCGCCGAACAGTTGGGCATCTCCCAGTCGACGTTCACCGAGCATCTCGTCGCCGCCCAGCGGAAGCTGTTCGCGGACGTGTTCGACGACGGGTAG
- a CDS encoding helix-turn-helix domain-containing protein — translation MSYAITGSQSRRPNGDSAEVFSTEREITDLLGALDDPDCRAVLEVTGDQPLSAKEIVERCEIPSSTAYRKIDRLVEVGLLREGVRIRSSGKHASEYRRDVETVSLSIGDDGTEVRVVNCDES, via the coding sequence ATGAGCTACGCCATCACTGGATCACAGTCCCGGCGTCCGAACGGGGACTCGGCGGAGGTTTTCAGCACCGAGCGCGAGATCACCGATCTCCTCGGCGCCCTCGACGACCCGGACTGCCGTGCCGTGCTCGAAGTCACCGGCGACCAGCCCCTGTCCGCCAAGGAGATCGTGGAACGGTGTGAGATCCCCTCCTCGACGGCGTACCGCAAGATCGACCGACTCGTCGAGGTCGGCCTCCTCCGTGAGGGGGTCCGGATCCGGAGCTCGGGCAAACACGCCAGCGAGTACCGTCGCGACGTCGAGACCGTCTCGCTGTCCATCGGCGACGACGGCACCGAGGTGCGCGTCGTGAACTGCGACGAGTCGTGA
- a CDS encoding methylmalonyl-CoA mutase, with translation MYDEEDLAEIRESREEWEEETLDPTLDAYGERKDRFATVSNLEIDRLYDPTDVADLDYEEDLGNPGEFPYTRGPYPTMYRGRTWTMRQFAGFGSAEDTNERFHYLIEEGQTGLSTAFDMPSLMGIDSDDPMALGEVGKEGVAVDTLRDMEILFDGIDIGEVSTSFTINPSAPVIYAMYLALADQQGVPREEVRGTLQNDMLKEFIAQKEWVIPPEPSLDIVTDTIEFATQETPKFNPVSISGYHIREAGSTAVQELAFTLADGFAYVEDCRERGMDTDEFAPQLSFFFNSHNSIFEEVAKFRAARRIYARVMDEWYDAENEDSKKLKFHTQTAGQSLTAQQPLNNIVRVTIQALAGVFGGSQSLHTNSYDEALALPSEEAVRVALRTQQIIAEESGAADSVDPLAGSFMVESLTDEVEEEAMEYIESIKEMGDGSVRDGVLTGIEEGFFHREIQEASYEYQERVEDEEEVVVGVNEYVSDEDTSPEVLKVDEEVAEHQRERLESVKEERDDDAVEAALDDLREAVENDENVMPYIVTAVKAYATMGEIMDVFEAEHGGYREKIGLA, from the coding sequence ATGTACGACGAGGAGGATCTCGCGGAGATCCGCGAGAGCCGCGAGGAGTGGGAAGAGGAGACGCTCGACCCGACCCTCGACGCCTACGGCGAACGCAAGGATCGGTTCGCGACGGTGTCGAACCTCGAGATCGACCGGCTGTACGATCCGACCGACGTGGCCGACCTCGACTACGAGGAGGATCTGGGCAACCCCGGCGAGTTCCCCTACACCCGCGGTCCGTACCCGACGATGTACCGCGGGCGGACGTGGACGATGCGACAGTTCGCCGGCTTCGGCTCCGCGGAGGACACCAACGAGCGCTTCCACTACCTGATCGAGGAGGGTCAGACCGGGCTCTCGACGGCGTTCGACATGCCGTCGTTGATGGGGATCGACTCCGACGACCCGATGGCTCTCGGGGAAGTGGGGAAAGAGGGCGTCGCCGTCGACACGCTCCGGGACATGGAGATCCTGTTCGACGGGATCGACATCGGCGAGGTGTCGACCTCGTTCACGATCAACCCCTCCGCGCCGGTGATCTACGCGATGTACCTCGCGCTGGCCGACCAGCAGGGCGTCCCCCGCGAGGAGGTGCGTGGGACCCTCCAGAACGACATGCTGAAGGAGTTCATCGCCCAGAAGGAATGGGTGATCCCCCCGGAGCCGTCGCTGGATATCGTCACGGACACGATCGAGTTCGCGACCCAGGAGACGCCGAAGTTCAACCCCGTCTCCATCTCCGGCTACCACATCCGGGAGGCCGGCTCGACGGCGGTCCAGGAGCTCGCCTTCACCCTCGCGGACGGGTTCGCGTACGTCGAGGACTGTCGCGAGCGTGGGATGGACACCGACGAGTTCGCCCCCCAGCTCAGCTTCTTCTTCAACTCCCACAACTCCATCTTCGAGGAGGTGGCGAAGTTCCGCGCCGCGCGGCGCATCTACGCCCGCGTGATGGACGAGTGGTACGACGCCGAGAACGAGGACTCGAAGAAACTCAAGTTCCACACCCAGACGGCGGGCCAGTCGCTGACCGCCCAGCAGCCGCTCAACAACATCGTCCGCGTGACGATCCAGGCGCTGGCGGGCGTGTTCGGCGGCAGCCAGAGCCTCCACACCAACTCCTACGACGAGGCGCTGGCGCTGCCCAGCGAGGAGGCGGTCCGGGTCGCGCTGCGCACTCAGCAGATCATCGCCGAGGAGTCCGGCGCCGCCGACAGCGTCGACCCGCTCGCGGGCTCGTTCATGGTCGAGAGCCTCACCGACGAGGTTGAGGAGGAGGCCATGGAGTACATCGAGTCGATCAAGGAGATGGGCGACGGCTCGGTGCGTGACGGCGTGCTGACGGGGATCGAGGAGGGCTTCTTCCACCGTGAGATCCAAGAAGCCTCCTACGAGTACCAGGAGCGCGTCGAGGACGAGGAGGAGGTCGTCGTCGGCGTCAACGAGTACGTCTCCGACGAGGACACCTCGCCGGAGGTGCTCAAAGTCGACGAGGAGGTCGCCGAACACCAGCGCGAACGCCTCGAGTCGGTCAAGGAGGAACGCGACGACGACGCCGTCGAGGCCGCGCTCGACGACCTGCGCGAGGCCGTGGAGAACGACGAGAACGTGATGCCGTACATCGTCACCGCGGTCAAGGCGTACGCGACGATGGGCGAGATCATGGACGTGTTCGAGGCCGAGCACGGCGGGTACCGCGAGAAGATCGGGCTGGCTTGA
- the acs gene encoding acetate--CoA ligase: MSDDDSELEARLEAQDSFEPPESFVEQANVSDPEIYDEFEENWPECWQAAADMLDWESEYDTVLDDSNPPFYEWFTGGELNASANCLDRHLDERGDEVAIEWVGEPTDEANRTYTYEDLHREVNEAAAALREMGVGEGDVVTMYMPMIPELPIAMLACARIGAPHSVVFAGFSADALATRMNAADSEYLITCDGYYRRGDPLDHLEKANEGLDGVDHDTETVVVERLPEADAFGHDLRDDQRRWVDAVHAHAGAEVEPVARDAEDMLFLMYTSGTTGEPKGVKHTTGGYLAWSAWTSQAVLDVKPEDTYFCSADIGWITGHSYIVYGPLALGTTTMMYEGTPDHPERDRLWEIIEEYEATQLYTAPTAIRAFMKWGEEFPNSHDLSSLRLLGTVGEPINPRAWKWYYKHIGNESCPIVDTWWQTETGGMMVTTLPGIKDMKPGSAGPALPGVDAEILDTNGEEIEAGRAGYLTIQKPWPGMLRTLYQNDERFIDEYWREYSDTDSDDPEDWVYFPEDGAKIDEDGYITVLGRVDDVLNVSGHRLGTMEIESAIVSVEGVAEAAVVGGDHEVKGEAVYAYVITEDGHEGDDELRDAIVQSVEDAIGPIARPEQVIFTPELPKTRSGKIMRRLLEDIANGDELGDTSTLRNPDVVASIQEQAGE, translated from the coding sequence ATGTCGGACGATGATTCCGAACTGGAAGCGCGACTCGAGGCCCAGGACAGCTTCGAGCCGCCGGAGTCGTTCGTCGAGCAGGCGAACGTCTCGGACCCGGAGATCTACGATGAGTTCGAGGAGAACTGGCCGGAGTGTTGGCAGGCGGCGGCCGACATGCTCGACTGGGAGAGCGAGTACGACACCGTACTCGACGACTCGAACCCACCGTTCTACGAGTGGTTCACGGGCGGGGAGCTCAACGCTTCCGCGAACTGTCTCGACCGGCATCTCGACGAGCGTGGGGACGAGGTCGCGATCGAGTGGGTGGGTGAACCCACCGATGAAGCCAACCGCACGTACACGTACGAGGACCTCCACCGCGAGGTGAACGAGGCCGCCGCGGCGCTGCGGGAGATGGGAGTCGGCGAGGGCGACGTGGTGACGATGTACATGCCGATGATCCCGGAGCTGCCGATCGCGATGCTGGCCTGTGCCCGTATCGGTGCGCCGCACTCGGTCGTGTTCGCGGGGTTCTCCGCGGACGCGCTCGCCACCCGGATGAACGCCGCCGACTCCGAGTATCTGATCACCTGCGACGGCTACTACCGCCGTGGTGATCCCCTCGACCACCTCGAGAAGGCCAACGAGGGGCTCGACGGCGTCGACCACGACACCGAGACCGTCGTCGTCGAACGCCTCCCCGAGGCCGACGCGTTCGGCCACGATCTCCGCGACGATCAGCGCCGTTGGGTCGACGCTGTCCACGCCCACGCGGGCGCGGAGGTCGAGCCGGTCGCCCGCGATGCGGAGGACATGCTGTTCCTGATGTACACCTCCGGTACCACGGGCGAGCCGAAGGGGGTGAAACACACGACGGGCGGCTATCTCGCCTGGTCCGCGTGGACCTCCCAGGCCGTGTTGGACGTCAAGCCCGAGGACACGTACTTCTGCTCGGCCGACATCGGCTGGATCACCGGCCACTCCTACATCGTCTACGGCCCGCTCGCGCTCGGCACGACGACGATGATGTACGAGGGGACGCCGGACCACCCCGAGCGTGATCGGCTCTGGGAGATCATCGAGGAGTACGAGGCGACCCAACTGTACACCGCGCCCACCGCCATTCGCGCGTTCATGAAGTGGGGCGAGGAGTTCCCCAACAGTCACGACCTCTCCAGTCTGCGTCTCCTAGGGACCGTGGGCGAACCGATCAACCCCCGGGCCTGGAAGTGGTACTACAAGCACATCGGGAACGAGTCCTGCCCGATCGTCGACACCTGGTGGCAGACCGAGACGGGCGGGATGATGGTCACGACGCTGCCGGGGATCAAGGACATGAAGCCCGGCTCCGCGGGCCCGGCGCTGCCGGGCGTCGACGCCGAAATCCTCGACACCAACGGCGAGGAGATCGAGGCCGGCCGCGCGGGCTACCTGACGATCCAGAAGCCGTGGCCGGGGATGCTGCGCACGCTGTACCAGAACGACGAGCGGTTCATCGACGAGTACTGGCGGGAGTACTCCGACACGGATTCGGACGACCCGGAGGACTGGGTGTACTTCCCCGAAGACGGCGCGAAGATCGACGAGGACGGCTACATCACCGTGCTCGGCCGGGTGGACGACGTGCTCAACGTCTCGGGCCACCGCCTCGGAACGATGGAGATCGAGAGCGCGATCGTCAGCGTCGAGGGCGTCGCCGAAGCTGCTGTGGTCGGCGGCGACCACGAGGTGAAAGGCGAAGCCGTCTACGCCTACGTCATCACCGAGGACGGCCACGAGGGCGACGACGAACTCCGGGACGCCATCGTCCAGAGCGTCGAGGATGCCATCGGCCCGATCGCTCGCCCCGAACAGGTGATCTTCACGCCCGAACTCCCCAAAACCCGCTCGGGCAAGATCATGCGCCGCCTGCTCGAAGACATCGCCAACGGCGACGAACTCGGGGATACCTCCACCCTGCGCAACCCTGACGTGGTGGCGTCGATCCAGGAACAGGCCGGAGAATAA
- a CDS encoding HEAT repeat domain-containing protein, with the protein MDDPTQPSVEQLTQSVETGAYDDATASLRRFETASADTRKAAVRAVRRLANERPVAVGQLLPALAPFLTDDDRSVRLTTSKLFVAVARESPSAVVPHIDDLAARLADEAEFYYVRARAAEALGYVALDYPEEVASPALLADLRVGLSFDEPEVREKLAKALASLAIGDPDRLSHQTSNLGERLDDDNDLVRYHLCTALTVIGTAFPSALASVTGPLAERLTDDCPYVRGRAAEALGVVVRTEPVAATFADSLSEGANEFEAERVQFVRAALAGDDPAPDRVASADAIRETTDEIATAVATPDSAHDCPRCGLSLPDGGPPTCPGCGVPR; encoded by the coding sequence GTGGACGACCCGACCCAGCCGTCGGTCGAGCAGTTGACCCAGTCGGTCGAGACGGGCGCGTACGACGACGCGACCGCGTCCCTTCGGCGGTTCGAGACGGCGTCCGCCGACACACGGAAGGCGGCGGTCCGGGCGGTCCGACGCCTCGCGAACGAGCGTCCGGTCGCGGTGGGGCAGCTGCTCCCCGCGCTCGCGCCGTTTCTGACGGACGACGACCGTTCGGTCCGGCTGACGACGTCGAAACTGTTCGTCGCCGTCGCCCGCGAGTCACCGTCGGCAGTCGTCCCCCACATCGACGATCTCGCCGCCCGATTGGCCGACGAGGCGGAGTTCTACTACGTCCGGGCGCGCGCCGCCGAGGCGCTGGGCTACGTCGCGCTCGACTACCCCGAGGAGGTGGCGTCGCCGGCGTTGCTAGCCGACCTGCGGGTCGGGCTCTCGTTCGACGAGCCCGAGGTCAGGGAGAAGCTCGCGAAGGCGCTGGCCTCGCTCGCGATCGGCGACCCCGACCGCCTCAGCCACCAGACCTCGAATCTCGGGGAGCGTCTCGACGACGACAACGATCTCGTTCGGTACCACCTCTGTACCGCACTCACCGTGATCGGTACTGCGTTCCCGTCGGCGCTCGCGTCCGTGACGGGGCCGCTGGCGGAGCGCCTGACCGACGACTGCCCGTACGTCCGCGGGCGGGCCGCCGAGGCGCTCGGGGTGGTCGTCCGGACGGAGCCGGTGGCGGCGACGTTCGCGGACAGCCTGTCCGAGGGTGCCAACGAGTTCGAGGCCGAACGGGTCCAGTTCGTGCGTGCGGCGCTCGCGGGGGACGATCCGGCACCCGACCGCGTAGCCAGCGCCGACGCGATCCGTGAGACGACCGACGAGATCGCGACGGCGGTCGCGACGCCCGATTCGGCGCACGACTGCCCCCGCTGCGGGCTCTCGCTCCCGGACGGGGGGCCGCCGACGTGCCCCGGATGTGGCGTTCCCCGGTAG